In the genome of Quercus robur chromosome 3, dhQueRobu3.1, whole genome shotgun sequence, one region contains:
- the LOC126717356 gene encoding uncharacterized protein LOC126717356 isoform X3, whose translation MLYMTDSIAIVLKRERVRVGDMANHNLVIDAWIKEAEEALKLVEGLENTIKNRNPEHFSLISNANSKLLELGVKLDRLESLLHNPPSKPNFNLFLQCIYRTDEELKFRWKMLSDIQLRTREVALSLYAFPSPNRSGGLPAADADAKENSTAIKSCCQDQMKVSSSEEDSELLEPLVMMQPKAIHSLVLIDQ comes from the exons ATGTTATATATGACTGATAGCATTGCCATTgttttgaagagagagagagtgagagtgggaGATATGGCTAATCACAATTTGGTTATAGATGCATGGATTAAAGAAGCTGAAGAGGCTCTAAAGCTGGTGGAAGGTTTAGAGAACACAATCAAGAACAGGAACCCAGAGCATTTCAGCCTCATAAGCAATGCAAATTCAAAGCTTTTGGAGCTTGGAGTGAAGCTTGATCGCTTAGAATCACTGCTTCACAACCCACCCTCCAAACCCAACTT TAATCTGTTCCTGCAGTGCATTTACAGAACTGATGAAGAATTGAAATTCCGATGGAAAATGCTATCAGATATTCAGCTAAGAACAAGAGAAGTGGCTCTTAGTCTCTATGCTTTTCCCTCCCCAAACAG GTCAGGAGGCTTACCTGCTGCAGATGCAGATGCCAAAGAAAACAGCACAGCAATCAAGAGTTGTTGCCAAG ATCAAATGAAAGTTTCTTCCTCCGAAGAAGATTCAGAGCTTCTGGAACCACTTGTT ATGATGCAACCCAAAGCCATTCACAG TTTGGTTCTTATAGACCAATGA
- the LOC126717356 gene encoding uncharacterized protein LOC126717356 isoform X1 → MLYMTDSIAIVLKRERVRVGDMANHNLVIDAWIKEAEEALKLVEGLENTIKNRNPEHFSLISNANSKLLELGVKLDRLESLLHNPPSKPNFNLFLQCIYRTDEELKFRWKMLSDIQLRTREVALSLYAFPSPNRSGGLPAADADAKENSTAIKSCCQDQMKVSSSEEDSELLEPLVSDDATQSHSQFGSYRPMSLLWKACWTIMVFLLVAALLFIFVLLRAVLLSMYSA, encoded by the exons ATGTTATATATGACTGATAGCATTGCCATTgttttgaagagagagagagtgagagtgggaGATATGGCTAATCACAATTTGGTTATAGATGCATGGATTAAAGAAGCTGAAGAGGCTCTAAAGCTGGTGGAAGGTTTAGAGAACACAATCAAGAACAGGAACCCAGAGCATTTCAGCCTCATAAGCAATGCAAATTCAAAGCTTTTGGAGCTTGGAGTGAAGCTTGATCGCTTAGAATCACTGCTTCACAACCCACCCTCCAAACCCAACTT TAATCTGTTCCTGCAGTGCATTTACAGAACTGATGAAGAATTGAAATTCCGATGGAAAATGCTATCAGATATTCAGCTAAGAACAAGAGAAGTGGCTCTTAGTCTCTATGCTTTTCCCTCCCCAAACAG GTCAGGAGGCTTACCTGCTGCAGATGCAGATGCCAAAGAAAACAGCACAGCAATCAAGAGTTGTTGCCAAG ATCAAATGAAAGTTTCTTCCTCCGAAGAAGATTCAGAGCTTCTGGAACCACTTGTT TCAGATGATGCAACCCAAAGCCATTCACAG TTTGGTTCTTATAGACCAATGAGTCTGCTTTGGAAGGCTTGCTGGACCATCATGGTTTTTTTGCTGGTGGCTGCACTGCTGTTCATCTTTGTTCTCCTCCGTGCAGTTTTATTATCTATGTACTCAGCCTAA
- the LOC126717356 gene encoding uncharacterized protein LOC126717356 isoform X2 codes for MLYMTDSIAIVLKRERVRVGDMANHNLVIDAWIKEAEEALKLVEGLENTIKNRNPEHFSLISNANSKLLELGVKLDRLESLLHNPPSKPNLTDEELKFRWKMLSDIQLRTREVALSLYAFPSPNRSGGLPAADADAKENSTAIKSCCQDQMKVSSSEEDSELLEPLVSDDATQSHSQFGSYRPMSLLWKACWTIMVFLLVAALLFIFVLLRAVLLSMYSA; via the exons ATGTTATATATGACTGATAGCATTGCCATTgttttgaagagagagagagtgagagtgggaGATATGGCTAATCACAATTTGGTTATAGATGCATGGATTAAAGAAGCTGAAGAGGCTCTAAAGCTGGTGGAAGGTTTAGAGAACACAATCAAGAACAGGAACCCAGAGCATTTCAGCCTCATAAGCAATGCAAATTCAAAGCTTTTGGAGCTTGGAGTGAAGCTTGATCGCTTAGAATCACTGCTTCACAACCCACCCTCCAAACCCAACTT AACTGATGAAGAATTGAAATTCCGATGGAAAATGCTATCAGATATTCAGCTAAGAACAAGAGAAGTGGCTCTTAGTCTCTATGCTTTTCCCTCCCCAAACAG GTCAGGAGGCTTACCTGCTGCAGATGCAGATGCCAAAGAAAACAGCACAGCAATCAAGAGTTGTTGCCAAG ATCAAATGAAAGTTTCTTCCTCCGAAGAAGATTCAGAGCTTCTGGAACCACTTGTT TCAGATGATGCAACCCAAAGCCATTCACAG TTTGGTTCTTATAGACCAATGAGTCTGCTTTGGAAGGCTTGCTGGACCATCATGGTTTTTTTGCTGGTGGCTGCACTGCTGTTCATCTTTGTTCTCCTCCGTGCAGTTTTATTATCTATGTACTCAGCCTAA